The Salvia miltiorrhiza cultivar Shanhuang (shh) chromosome 2, IMPLAD_Smil_shh, whole genome shotgun sequence DNA window GCTCAAACTACAAAAACAAAATCACCTAGATCATGTTCTATTAATTAGTTGGATAAACTAAAAATTTCGGTCGGTTCAATTTCATCCGAATTTCTTAAATACAAAATCGATCCGAtcaaaaaaatcgatttttttttcagaattaGAACCGATCAAAAACCACAACAGTTCAAAATCGAACTAAATGGATCAAATATCAACGATTCGATTTGGTTATTTGGTTTCGGATCTGTTTTGCTCACGCCTAATAATTATGGCAAATGATTTTGATAGATGGAACATAAAACTTCTTTAACTAGTCGTATAATTGAACCGAATCCAGTCGAATATAGTTATGATgaattttgatttgtttataattaaactaagCTTCTTTGTTTATCGAATATTTCGAGTTATTCGAATTTGATTGAGCTCAAATGAACTTTCTACATTTGAATTTGTTTCTTTGAAGAtatcttattttttattgtcacataatataatatattaattattttctataacAAATAGAATTACTTAAGGacttaatataattattactaattatagtatataaatctatactatattaaaaagggagttttcaatttcaaactgatttcaaatcaatttcgaaattgagtgacaattttgtagttagaataaaattgaaggtttatttataagctatacatctttcttcttctttttctttaacttctcatttttcctttttatttcttttttaaaattataaaattcgactaattataaaatatttgatatgcatatcaaattaaagataatgccaagagatttaatttgatatatgttatgtaaatattggatttaaaatataaaaaatatatttatttaaagattaaaacttaagaaaattctctctcctctctcctcttttttttgaataaatctattttttcaattatctttttacttataattattttcttttttcacaatatcattttttattaatatgaattattctttattattttatattaaattaatatatatttatcttaaattatagtaattttaattatatttataatttttatataatagtcaaatgataatcaattttatatagtataataaatataaaaatatttctcgtgcgttgcacgagtgcaaatgctagcaATAAGttgtatatattaataattttaaattaaaattaaatcatttAACAAATTTATTCACAAGTTATCTAGTCAAATACTATTAtgttcaaatttgatttatttaattgacgaacTTCAATAAACAAGTTTAAACGAGTTTTTATCGAACTCAAGGCCAATTGGACCATTAGACAGCGAATGCAGACAGCCTAAGCcccaaacaaaattaaaagccATGTCCCGGTGTACTCAAACCCATGACTTTTGGTTTTAGGCATAATCATTCTATCGTTTGACTGACACACGATCACAGACTCCCTAATTATCTTGATCCAACTATGATCAAATCGAGTTTCGAACTGATTTGTTTACGACCTTACTTTTTAAGCTATATTTAATGCATTATCTACAAatatctttaaaaataaaaaaatagtatatgacaagaaagaaaaaaaaaaaacctcatGTTCCACACCATTATTTTCAAtatacatatatctatataccTAAAATGGAGTACTAGTAATGTAACTGGACATAATCACGGCCACATTATACTTCCAAAACCTCCGATACTCTGCGAAACCTTTAACAGTTAATACCCGCCCAAAATTTGTTATCGTTGCTCAAATTAATTGATCGTATTCTCAGCTTCGGGGTTTTCACCGATCATGGCTGAGAGCGAGACAGCCCAAAACTCAGTTCCGCAAGCTCTCCAGGTCTAATATTTGCTTTCTATTGCTCGATTCTGTTTATGGcgcttttttcttcttcttttttgtggCGAGATTTAGGGTAAGCCTGATTGGGTATTGTGGTGAAGTTTAATCtccttttcctttcttgtttTAATTAAGTTGAATTGAGCTGTGATCTCAAATTGTTGGGTAACACTGTGTAGTGTTTGTGACTGAACTTTGAATTAAAGGGGAAAATTGAGCTCTTTCTTCATTTGAAGTTTTTATTGGTTAATTGGGAATTTGAAATATGGGAGGACTTTATTCAGTTAGATACTTGTTTTCGCTTGCTTTCGAATCTTCTATTGGAGTGGTGGGGTTGGGGCAGATACTAGTCAGTTATATTTGCCATCAGAAGGGTTTTTTAATCCTTTACAATCCATGAAAATGTGGTTAATAGATGCATCAAAGATCATTATATATTACTTTGTTATGATCAATGTAATTGTCATGACtcaatattttaattagtagCCAAAATGATAGAAGATGAAAAATCGTGAAATTGATGTGTACATCAAAATGAGCTTCCTTTTTGCAGGTTGCCAAGCGCTTGGAGAAGTTCAAAACTACTATTTTCACACAAATGAGTAGCCTTGCTATCAAGCATGGTGCTATTAACCTAGGACAAGGGTTTCCCAACTTCGACGGCCCAGAGTTTGTCAAAGAAGCCGCTGTTCAGGCCATAAGAGACGGCAACAACCAGTATGCTCGCGGAATTGGGGTCCCTGATCTGAACGCAGCTGTGGCTGAGCGTTTCAAGAAGGACACCGGGCTTGTGGTTGATCCGGAGAAGGAGGTCACCATCACCTCCGGCTGTACAGAGGCAATCGCTGCAACAATGCTGGGCTTGATAAACCCCGGTGATGAAGTCATCCTCTTTGCTCCGTTCTACGACTCCTACCAAGCCACCCTTTCCATGGCTGGCGCTGTCACAAAGTCTGTCACCTTGAGGCCCCCAAGCTTCTCTGCCCCCATTGATGAGCTGAAATCCCTCGTCTCAAGAAGCACGCGTGCAATCCTGCTCAACACCCCACACAACCCCACGGGGAAAATGTTCACGAGGGAGGAACTTGATGCCATCGCATCCCTCTGCATTGAGCACGATGTTCTTGTCTTCTCTGATGAAGTGTATGACAAGTTGGCTTTTGAGATGGATCACATCTCCATTGCCTCCCTCCCCGGGATGTACGAGCGGACAGTGACCTTGAACTCGTTGGGGAAGACCTTTTCGTTGACAGGTTGGAAGATAGGTTGGGCTGTGGCTCCACCGCAGCTGACATGGGGTGTGAGGCAGGCGCATTCCTTTCTCACTTTTTCAACAGCCACACCTTTGCAGC harbors:
- the LOC131011990 gene encoding uncharacterized protein LOC131011990, producing MAESETAQNSVPQALQVAKRLEKFKTTIFTQMSSLAIKHGAINLGQGFPNFDGPEFVKEAAVQAIRDGNNQYARGIGVPDLNAAVAERFKKDTGLVVDPEKEVTITSGCTEAIAATMLGLINPGDEVILFAPFYDSYQATLSMAGAVTKSVTLRPPSFSAPIDELKSLVSRSTRAILLNTPHNPTGKMFTREELDAIASLCIEHDVLVFSDEVYDKLAFEMDHISIASLPGMYERTVTLNSLGKTFSLTGWKIGWAVAPPQLTWGVRQAHSFLTFSTATPLQHAAVAALRAPDSYFEELRRDYLAKKSILVEGLKSVGFRVFPSSGTYFVVVDHTPFGFENDVAFCEYLIKEVGVVAIPTSVFYLNPEEGKNLVRFAFCKDEQTLRNAVERMKEKLIKKH